In Ignavibacteria bacterium, the sequence GTACTGGCAATGCCCGCAGAATCCTACTGCGCATTTCATATTTCTTTCCATAGAAAGATAAATACTGCTTTCAGCAAGTCCGGCTTTTTTTAATTCATCAATTGTGAACTTCATCATAATTTCCGGTCCGCATACCATTGCAAGCGTAGAACGCGCATCTATTTTAATTGTTGTGAAAAGGTTTGTTACCACGCCTATATTACCGCGCCATGAGCTGTCGCCCCTGTCAACAGTAATAAGTATCTCTATGTTATGCTTCTTTTCCCACTCTTCCAGCTCTACCCTGTACAGCATATCAAGCCCGGTGCGTGAACCATAGAGCAGCACAACCCTTCCGTATTCTTTTCTGTGTTTAAAGATATAATATAGTGCAGGTCTTAACGGAGCGAGCCCTATACCGCCTGCTGCTATGATAACATCTTTGCCTTTTGCTTCATCCACAGGCCAGCTTGAACCGAAAGGTCCGCGCACTCCGATAACATCACCTTTTTTAAGCTGTGAAAGTGCGCTTGTTACATAACCAACTTTGTGAATTGTATGGGAAATAGTATTTGTTTTGGATGAATCAGAGCTTATGGAAATAGCGGATTCACCAAGCCCGAATTTATAAAGCATATTGAACTGCCCGGGCTTGAAATGGAACCCAAGCTCCCTTTCTTCATCCGGTTCAAGTATAATGGTGAAAGTATCCTCGGTTTCCCAAAAGTGTTTCTTTACTTTCATTGTAAAAGGAAGCATCGGGTCTGCTTTTGCCTGTGTCCTTGTTTTTTCTATTATCTTTTCCATTAAATAACCGCAAATTAATTTTTCTTTTTCAGGTATTCGTTATTGCTTTTAAAAGCTGCTGCCTGGCTGACTGAAGCCTTTGCTCGAGCAGCAAAGAGAACCGTTTATACATCTCATAACCCATTTTTGTATCTTTCTCGCATTTTTTCCTTAAACATTCTCCATCCATTGCAATAGCTCTTACTTCTTCTATTACATGTGCAGTAAAATGCCATATATTAGGAGAAACAAGCCAGCTCCAACCAAGCATTTGTCCCGGTCCTATAGTTTCAATACGTATCATTCCTTTATCTCTTCCGTTGAATTCCAGTGCTATCATTCCTGTTCTTATCAGGTAAAATTTCTCTGCTTTTTCACCTTCTTTGAATATTATATCATTTTCGTGAAAAACTACATTTGAGGCACAGCCTGTTATCTGCTTAACGTACTCCTCACTAAGATCTTCGATAAATGGATGCTGTTTTAAAATTCCTGATAGGTCTTCCATTGTTTTATTGTTTTAGTTAAATGAAATTACTTATTTATTCAATTTAATTTCTGTGAGTACTTCTAATCTGTTCAGCCTGTTTTGTAATATCGATACCGACTGGGCACCAGGTAATACACCTGCCGCAGCCCACGCAGCCTAATATGCCGAACTGTTCTTCCCATGAAGCAAGCTTATGGGTCATCCACTGCCTGTACCTGGCCTTAGATGTAGTACGGAAATTACCCCCGGCTACTTTTGAGTATTCAAGATTAAAACATGAATCCCACTGCCTCCAGCGCTCGGTATGATTTCCGGTAAGATCTGTAACATCTTCAACTGTTGAACAGAAACAGGTTGGGCAAACAAGTGTGCAGTTAGCGCAGCTTAAACATTTTGCCGCTGTCTCTTCCCACACAGGATGATCAAAATTCTTATAGAGAAGCTCTTTGATCCCCTTTGTATTCAGCTTTCTTCCCATTTTTTCTGCAGCTGCATTAACAGCATCCTCAGCAGTTTTTTTCTGTTCAGCTGATGCTGCAGGCGCTTCAAGGGCGGCAAGAAGCTTTTTACCTTTTGCGGATCCATCTTCTGCAGTAAAATAATGATCTTTGCCTGCTGATACTTCAGTAACAGCAATATCATAGCCAATGTGAGCTTTTGGGCCTGTATTCATGGAAGCGCAGAAGCAGGTAGCCCCTGCTTTTGTACAGTTAACTGCAACAATAAAAATGTTATCTCTGATCGCCTTGTAATGGGAGTCTGTGAATGAGCCGTTCATAAAAACTTTATCCTGGATAAGAATTGCATTTAGCTCGCATGATCTTACACCAATAAATGCGAATTTTTTATGAGCTTCGCCATTGTGTTTGATATCAAAGCTTTTGCCGTTCTTTTGGGCTGACCATAATTTAAGGCGTGAGGGGAATAAAAATTTTTTCCAGGATTGAGGACCAACATTGTAAGAGAATAGAAGATCATTGCCTGTGCTGTTAAGCTTATATTTACCGGAAGCCTGTTCATCTGTAAATCCGGCCGGCAGATCTTTCACGCTGTTTATTTCATCATAAACTATTGCGCCGTTTTTCAGTAAGGGTCCAATTGTTACATAACCATCGTTTTTAAGTGACTGGATGAGCTTATCAAGACTTTTTTTATCAAGTGTTTTCATTTTTTATTTTGCCATGACGGGCAATAATGGTAGAGTTTACGCCGCCTCTTACGGAAAACTCACCTTTTACTTCCATCCATTTGGGCTTTAATATACCAACAAGATCTTCAAGGATCCGGTTGGTAACGTTTTCATAAAAAATACCTTCATTTCGAAAAGACTGCAGGTAAAATTTTAGTGATTTGAGCTCTACGCATTTTTTGTTCGCAATATAAGATATACTGATAATGCCAAAATCCGGCTGGCCAGTTTTGGGGCAAACTGAAGTAAATTCATTAGCACGATGAATAATAAGATAATTTCGATTCGGAAAGGAATTTTCAAATGTCTCTAAAAGCTTGGTTTTAGCCGGGTTGGTATTAACGGGATTGAACTTTTTCATAGTTTACTGTTTCCTTTGATAATTTTACATAATTTAATGCAAAATTACCAAAATTTGCTCAAAAAACTATCCATCTTACACTTCAAAAATATCACTTTTATTGCCGATATATTATGACGCAAATCATAGGTTTTATGGCATAAAATGTATTATTTTTAAAAAAATTTTGTTTCTAAAATTAATATTAATGCTATGAAACCCAATATCTACATTCTGATAATCACACTCTTGCTGACAGGCACATTGTTCTCACAAATGCCGCTCAAAAGAGGAAGTGAGCTATGTTCTGAAAGGAAAATGTCGCTCCCTCATACATCTTTAGATCACGACTCACCAAATTCTCCGAAACATACATTTGATGTACTGGATTATAAAATGAACCTGGATATCAGAAATTGTTTTATTTCTCCATATCCCAAAAGCTTTACAGGCAGTATAATAGTAAAATTCAGAATTGATACTGCACTTAACAATATAAACCTGAATGCAGTAAATACATCATTGGTAATCAGCTCAGTCGGTCTTAGCGGGGTTTCATTTACGCATACAAATAATATTCTGAATATAGTATTAAACAGAACATACAATCCCGGTGAAGTAACGGAAGTATTGATAAACTACTCTCACAATAATGTGAGTGACGGCGCTTTTTATACAGGCAATGGCGGGTTGTTCACAGATGCAGAACCTGAAGGTGCACGCAAATGGTTCCCCTGCTGGGATAAGCCATCTGATAAAGCCACAGTTGATATTACATTAAAAGTGCCGGCAAATGTAAAAATAGGTTCAAACGGCAGACTGAATGATTCAACATTAACCGGTGATACTTTATATTATCACTGGGTAAGCAGGGATCCAGTTACAACATATTTAACAGTTCTGACAGGTAAAGTTAATTACAATTTAAATATCATATATTGGCCAAAGATTTCAAATCCGTCAGATCTGGTACCTATCAGGTTTTACTATAACTCAGGTGAAAATCCGGCTGCTATGATGAATATGTTCCCTAATATGATCACATATTTTTCACAGAAGTTCGGCGAACACGGTTTTGAAAAAAATGGTTTTACCACAGCCCCGGCATCAGGTTTTACCTGGGGAGGAATGGAAAATCAAACTTTAACAACATTATGTGCCAACTGCTGGAGCGAAAATTTAATTTCACATGAATTTGCACACCAGTGGTTTGGCGATATGATATCACCTGCTACCTGGGCAGATATATGGCTTAACGAAGGTTTTGCAACATATTGCGAAGCGCTTTGGTATGAAAAAACCGGAGGCTATTCTTCATATAAAAGCGATATAAACTCAGATGCCAGCGGTTACTTAAGCTCAAACCCGGGTTGGGCTATGTATAATCCGGAGTGGGCAGTAAATACTCCGAATACAAATACACTTTTTAATACAGCGATAACTTATAATAAAGGAGCATGTGTACTCCATATGCTTCGCTATACTGTCAATGATACAAATGTATTCTTTAACATGATAAGAGGCTATGCTACTGATACAGCAAACTTTAAACATAAATCAGCTGCAACAGATGATTTTACAGCAAAGATCAGCCAGGTTTACGGACAGGATCTATCCTGGTTCATTAACCAGTGGGTAAAACAGCCGAACCATCCTGTATATGGAAATGTATACCAGTTTTATAATAACGGCAATGGAACGTGGAAAGTTGGCTTCCAGGCAATACAAACTCAATCCAATTCTCCATTCCACCGTATGCCGTTAACATTAAGGATATCTTTCGCAACCGGCTCTGATACTACTTTCAGGGTTGATAATACTGCAAACAGCCAGATCTGGATATGGACCTTTAACCGTCAGCCAACTGCATTCGCATTTGACCCGAATAACGATATAGTTTTAAAAACCGGTTCAACTGTTGCAGGTACTGTACCGGGGGTTACCGGAATATCATCAACAAATAACGAGCTGCCCACTGTATTTGCATTACAGCAAAATTATCCTAACCCGTTCAACCCGGTAACAAATATCAGGTTTGATATTCCGAAACGTTCATTTGTTACATTAAGAGTATACGATGTAACAGGAAAAGGCGTTAGTGAAATATACAGCGGCTTAAGCGATCCGGGTAAATATACAGCAGATTTCGATGCATCCAGGCTGGCATCAGGAGTATATTACTACGAAATCACAGCAAGCTCAGAAAACGGCGGAGTTATTTTTAAAGATGTGAGAAAAATGGTATTGGTAAAATAACGCGGGTATTATTTTATTTGCTGATCTTTCAGCTGATAAAATAGTTAATATAAATAAATATCTAAAGGCGTTCATTAATTTGAACGCCTTTTTTTGTCATCAAAAAAGAGTTATTTTAAGAAAAATCCATCCAAAGGAAATAATATAATATTAAATGAAATTCATATTTTACATTTTAACAGCTCTCATTCTTGTGCCGGCACTTTTCTCACAGGAAGTTCAAAAAAGAGGTTCTGATCTTTGTTCTGAAAGAAAAAGATCAATGATACATAACTTTTATGCGGGTGATTCCCCTAACTCTCCGAAACACTCATTTGATGTGCTTGATTACAAGCTGAACCTGGATATCAGAAGCTGTTTTATTACACCATTCCCCAGATCATTCACAGGAAGCGTGATAGTGAAATTCAGAATTGATACTGCATTAAGCTCAATTAATCTGAATGCAATAAATACATCCATTACAGTAAGCTCTGTTGGTTTAAGCGGTGTTTCTTTCACTCATACAGGAAATATTCTGAATATTACATTAAACCGTGTATATAATCCCGGGGAAATTACCGAAGTGCTTGTAAATTACTCACACAATAATGTAAATGACGGTTCTATTTATACAGGTAACGGCGGGTTTTTTACAGATGCTCCTCCGGAAGGAGCGCGCAAGTGGTTCCCATGCTGGGATAAACCCTCTGATAAAGCAACAGTAGATATTACCGTAAAAGTACCGGCTAATGTAAAAATTGGTTCAAACGGCAAGCTAAACGATTCAACTTTAACAGGTGATACTTTGTATTATCACTGGGTAAGCCGTGACCCTGTTGCCACTTATCTTGTGGTACTTACGGGTAAGGTAAATTATAATCTGAATATAGTTTACTGGCCTAAAATTTCAAATCCAGCAGACAGTATTCCCCTGAGATTTTATTTTAATGCAGGAGAAAATCCAACAGCAATGCAATCAGCGCTTGTGAATATGACCACATACTTTTCACAGAAATTCGGTGAGCACGGATTTGAAAAAAACGGATTTGCAACTGCTCCTGCTCCGGGTTTTAACTGGGCTGGAATGGAAAACCAGACACTTTCTACATTATGCCCTAATTGCTGGAATGAAAACCTTGTTTCTCACGAATACGCACATCAATGGTTTGGAGACCTTGTGACCTGCGCTACTTGGGCGGATGTTTGGCTGAATGAAGGATTTGCAACTTACTGTGAATCTTTATGGTACGAAAAAACCGGAGGTTATACTGCGTATAAAAATGATATAAATACCACAGCTGCCGCTTATCTTAACAGTAACCCGGGCTGGCCGATATATAATCCGCAGTGGGCTGTAGTAACACCTGATATCAATACCCTGTATAATACAGCAATAACTTATAATAAAGGAGCATGTGTATTGCATATGCTTAGATATGTGCTTAATGATACCAATGTTTTCTTTAATTGTTTGCGCGGTTATGCAATGGATACTGCCGAGTTTAAATATAAATCTGCAACAACAGATGATTTCACAGCAAAGATAAGCCAGGTTGCAGGACAGGACCTATCATGGTTCATGGACCAATGGGTCAAACAGCCTAATCACCCGGTTTACGCAAACCTGTACCAGTTTGCAGATCTCGGAAACGGAAGCTGGAATGTCGGATTCCAGGCAAAGCAGACCCAGTCAAACACGCCGTTTCACAGAATGCCTTTGACAGTAAAAATAACTTTTGCTTCTGGACCTGATTCAACCTTCCGGGTAGATAACACAACAAATAACCAGATATGGATCTGGACATTCAACAGGCAGCCAACTGCTTTTGCTTTTGACCCGAACAATGATATAGTATTGAAAACAGGCACTACTACAGCAGGTGTTGTACCGGGAACCATCGGGATTTCTATAAATACCGGCATACTGCCTAAGGTTTTTTCCCTTCAGCAGAACTACCCGAATCCATTTAACCCGGTTACAAATATAAAGTTTGAAATACCGAAAACTTCAAATGTTACTTTGAATATCTTTGATATCACCGGAAAGCTGGTTAATGAATTATATAATGGATATAGTGAACCCGGGGTATATACTGCAGATTTTAACGGAACTGAACTTGCTTCAGGGGTTTATTATTATGAATTAACTGCAAGCACAATAAACGGCGGTGTAGTTTTTAAAGATGTAAAGAAGATGGTAATAGTAAAATAAAACATGCACCTGATATTAAAGGCGTTCATTTTAATGAACGCCTTTTTTTATGGATTATTGATAAGATATTTTCATTATTTTTGAATAATATTATATGTGATTAAAAGACTATTGAATGAAACATCGGTATATTTACCTATTATTTTTTCTGCTGTTTCAGCCGGTTACTTTTACAGGTCAAACTGTTATCTTTAACTCAAATGACGATACAACGGATATATCAACTACAGATTTTGACGGCCCATATATAATTTACAGGAATAATTCTGCAATAATAAAGCAGGTTCTAAAAGGTACAAACGGTTTCTATGTTAAAACTGATTCAACTGATAAAAATATAAAAGGCAGATCAATAACATGTAATATCAATGAATCTCTTTCATTTGCAACTCAGCTCAAAGATACATTAATCAACGAAAGATGCGTTTTCGAAATGCCGGAAAAGCTGATAGCAATTTCTGATATTGAAGGTAATTTCGCTGCGTTCAGAGATTTTCTTATTAATAACGGTGTAATAAATACCGGTAATCAATGGGTATTCGGCAACGGACACCTGGTTCTTGTTGGTGATTTTTTTGACAGGGGTTTGAATGTTACTGAATGCCTCTGGTTCATTTATCACCTTGAGCAGGAAGCTGTAAAAAACGGGGGCTACGTTCACTTTATACTTGGCAACCATGAAATAATGAATATGAACGATGACATTCGTTATGTCAGGAAAAAATATTTCGAAACATCAAAGCTTATGGATGAAGATTACAAAAACCTTTATAAACCAACTACTGAGCTTGGCAGATGGCTTGAGACTAAAAATATCGCTCAAAAGATAGGGTCATACTTATTTCTTCATGGGGGTATATCGGAAGAATTGAATTTACTTTATCCCGGTATTGAAGAAATTAATACCAAATCAAGAAATTATTATTTCAGGAGCAAAGCAGCCAAACAAAGCGGCGATACGCTTGTAAGTACAATTTTCAGGTCAAAGTATTCCCCATTCTGGTACAGGGGTTATGTTCAGCAAACTATTAAAGAAGATTCACTCAACTTAACACTGAAAATATTTGATGTAAACAAAATTGTTGTGGGACATACGATAGTTGATGATGTTAAGTATTTCTATAACAGCAAAGTTATCGCAATAGATACTGATCATGCATCAGGTGATACTGAAGGATTATTAATAGAAAACGGAATTGAATACAGGGTTGATATTTCCGGAAACAGATCGACCGTAAAATAAAAAGGAAAGCTATTGCCTTCCTTTTTTAGTGTGCGGGAAGGGGGACTTGAACCCCCATGCCTTGTGAGCGCCACCCCCTCAAGATGGTGCGTCTGCCAATTTCGCCATTCCCGCAAAACCCGCAAAAATACCTGATTTTCAAGGTATTTTGCATGTTGAATTACAAATTTAATAAATTTGAAATTGATTTAAAAGATAAAAAATTATTCAGCAAACCATATATAATGAAATTAATCTGTATTTGGAACTTAAATTATATAAAATTAATCATATTTATACTGAATATTTTTAAAGATTAAAATCATAAGAATTGAAAAAGCAATTAATAATTTTTGAACGATTGTTATGCAAAAATCTGTAGCATTAAAATACATCCTTCCTTTTGTTCAATGGTTCGGCCTGATGGTTTTAACAGCTATCTTCTTTGATTACCTGCTCCATAAATTTAATCTTTTATCAATAGGTTACTGGTTAAGCTATCCCGGAACACTTCTTATTATACTTTCTTTTTTGTACTCACTGCGTAAACGCAAATTAATAGAAAGAGGTTCGCCCAAAAAGTTGCTTTCTATTCACGAATATTTTGCATGGGCTGGTTCAATACTGATATTAGTTCACGCAGGAATACATTTTAATGCGATATTACCCTGGCTTGGCATAATTATGATGCTTGTAACCGTGGGCAGCGGACTAACCGGCAAATATCTTTTAAAAAAATCAACTGAAATATTAAAAGCTAAAAAAAAGAGTCTAAAAGAGCTTGGTATAACTGATGAAGATGCCTCTAAACAGCTTTTTTTTGATTCGATTTCAGTTGATCTTATGAAGAAATGGCGCGTAGTCCATATACCTATTACAATTCTATTTACAATACTTGCTTTACTGCATATAATAACGATATTAATGTTTATAAAATGAAAAAAATTTACGTTACAATTGTTACCCTAATTATATTAGGACTAATGTATGTATACCCGCATATTATGTTAAACCCGGGAGAGCTTGTCAGCGGGCATCAAAATATTAAAACAGAATGCTTTTCATGCCATAAACCCTTTTGGGGAATATCAAATGAGAAATGTATTGTATGCCATAACATTTCTGAAATTGGTTCAGAAAAAACAAACGGTATAATCAGCAATAAAATACTCTTTCATAAAAGTTTAACAACACAAAGTTGTTCGTCCTGTCATACCGATCATATTGGTTTAAAACCACTGAATTCCATCAGCAAATTTTATCATGAATTGGTTTCTGAAGATATACTAAACAATTGTAAGGGTTGTCATATAACACCTGCTGATAACAAACATATAAAATATAAAACTGAATGCGGAAGCTGTCATACAACAAAAAAATGGAATGATATAAATGCCTTCAAACATGAATTCATTCTTGAGAATGAAGTACAAAACTGCAATACTTGTCATAAAAATCCGGGTGATGAATTCCATTCCGGAATTACTGAAAATTGCAATGCTTGCCATAGCACCATCAAATGGAAACCATCAACCTTTGATCATTCTTCTAAGTTCATTCTGGATAGTGACCATAACACGAAGTGCATAACATGCCACACAAATAATAATTACAAAGCCTATACATGCTACGGTTGCCACGAACACACTGCAGGAAACATCTTAAGTGAACACAATGAAGAAGGAATAAACAATATTGATGATTGTGTTTCCTGTCATAAAAGCGCAGATGAAAAAGATATGAAAGAACAAAATAACAAGAAGAACAAAATGGAAAATAACCGTAACGATGAAGAAGAAGATGAAGATTAAATCAAAAGAAAAATAAAACCGCGGTCCATAAGACCGCGGTCAGCATCATACCCTGTAATATATCAGCAATTTATCAACATTTCCGCATGGGCAGGAGCTTTTTAATTCACTGAAAGCTTTTCTCTTGATCTTGTTTCAATGTATTTTTTTACTTCTGCATACATTGTTTCTGCATCAAGTCCGGCCTGGTGAAGCACGCTTTCTGCAGAACCGCTGCCGAGGTAATAACCTTTACGGAACGGATGCAGAATGTTATAACGGGCTTCAAAGCCTGTTATCCATTTATACATTGTTGGCAGCGTAAAGCCTGTAATTCCCAAAGCTTCGCGTCTAACAGTATAAGGAAGCAATGCTTCTCTTTCTTCCTTCGGATGAGCATCATAAAGCTCTGCGCTGGAAATATGATATATATTCATATTATAGCCGTCTTTATCAAGCATTGGCAGAACCTTTGTAACAAATCCAATTGTTACACCGCTTTCCTGAAGTATAATTGAACCATCAAGCGGCTGGTTTGGATCGGCTTTTCTTAAAGCGTAAACGCCTTTAGCAGCATCTGCTGCGGGAGCTATTCCCAGTTTTGCCCTGTCAATAATCAGCTCATTTGGACGTGTAACAAATGGTGAAAGTATTGCCGGCCTTTGTTTTAATCCTGCTGCAAGAAGTGTCCATATCTCACCGGGTTCCCAGGGAGTGAGCGTTATCAATATTCCCGGAGGAAAGTTTTCCTGAATTAGCTGCAGGCACTGCGGGTCAGCATGTGTAGGACCGTCTTCACCGGTCTTTAACCCTGCATGCGCATTTATAAGTATCCAGGTATTATAGTTACCGCCAAAATGCATTACTTTATTTTGCTCCCCTATGCCATGCAGTCTTGCTGCAGTATGCTCCATAGCGCTTATAAACGCACCATAGGAGGAGCTGACACCAATATGTTTGCCAAAAGCTGCAAGTCCTGACATCATTCCGCCGATAGCATCTTCGCAAATTCCGCCCACTGCAAGGATGCGGGATTCAGGGTTATCTACTGTATCATAAAATCCTTCATGAAATCCTGTCCCAACAAGATTAACAGAAGTTGAGCCCAGCAGATCAGCAGCTACGCCAAGAACTGCGCCTTTTGATTTTTTATTGATATAACCAAGTGATGAGCCAAGGACTCCGCGAAGCGTTGTAGTTTCTCCGGGAACAATATTTAATTCAGCGGGAATTTCTTTTTCATTAAGTATATCATTTTTATACAGCGCATTAATATCAGAACCTTCTCCTTTAGGTTTCCTGTTATCTTCAGTTAACCTGGCTTTGCTTTTTTCGATCGCTTCAGCGAAATATTTCAGGTAATTTTCTTTTTCAATTACTCCGCGAATGGTCATCAAAGTATCAAAGAAACATTTTTCTATATTATTTAGAGTTGCTTCGCCTTCAAAACGCGGAACCTTAACTCCGAATGCTGTTTCAAATTCACTGCAAGCCTGGTAATAACCTTCAGAGTTCATCTTATGTCCGGCACCGTGCGAAGCTCTTCCTTCTATTCCGTATTTCCATCCCTTTACTGTGCGGTAAACAATGGCAGTCGGCATTTTATTATCTATTTTTTTGGCAAAAAGCTGGGCAGCGGCAATTTTATTAAAGTCTTTTCCGTCATCTACATATATCACATTAAAATCATGAAGATAACAAAGCTCCATCGGATTCCATTGTACGTAATCGCCTTTTAATTCACCTTCACGACAAACACGGTTCGAATCAATTGAAGCCTGGTTAAAATCGATATGGAACTTAATATTATGCAGCCTCATAGCTGATGCTGCAGCAAGCGCTTCAGCTACCCTTCCGGGTGTTAAACCGCCTTCGCCTTCTATTACATGAATTTGCGGAGCATTCTCACCAAAATAATCTATTGCGCCAAGGGCAAGTCCGAAAGCAGCAGTATCTCCGACACCGCTTGCACCGGTAGCTATTTTTACATGAGGTGTTGCCGGGGTCGGATGACCATCCAGCGCTTTGGCGTTATATTTATGGAAGAGCGGAAGTTCATTTTCAGGATTTCTTCTGAAACCAAGC encodes:
- a CDS encoding FAD/NAD(P)-binding protein; this translates as MEKIIEKTRTQAKADPMLPFTMKVKKHFWETEDTFTIILEPDEERELGFHFKPGQFNMLYKFGLGESAISISSDSSKTNTISHTIHKVGYVTSALSQLKKGDVIGVRGPFGSSWPVDEAKGKDVIIAAGGIGLAPLRPALYYIFKHRKEYGRVVLLYGSRTGLDMLYRVELEEWEKKHNIEILITVDRGDSSWRGNIGVVTNLFTTIKIDARSTLAMVCGPEIMMKFTIDELKKAGLAESSIYLSMERNMKCAVGFCGHCQYGPNFICKDGPVFNFSKVKKIFDIWEL
- a CDS encoding cyclic nucleotide-binding domain-containing protein, whose product is MEDLSGILKQHPFIEDLSEEYVKQITGCASNVVFHENDIIFKEGEKAEKFYLIRTGMIALEFNGRDKGMIRIETIGPGQMLGWSWLVSPNIWHFTAHVIEEVRAIAMDGECLRKKCEKDTKMGYEMYKRFSLLLEQRLQSARQQLLKAITNT
- a CDS encoding 4Fe-4S dicluster domain-containing protein, whose protein sequence is MKTLDKKSLDKLIQSLKNDGYVTIGPLLKNGAIVYDEINSVKDLPAGFTDEQASGKYKLNSTGNDLLFSYNVGPQSWKKFLFPSRLKLWSAQKNGKSFDIKHNGEAHKKFAFIGVRSCELNAILIQDKVFMNGSFTDSHYKAIRDNIFIVAVNCTKAGATCFCASMNTGPKAHIGYDIAVTEVSAGKDHYFTAEDGSAKGKKLLAALEAPAASAEQKKTAEDAVNAAAEKMGRKLNTKGIKELLYKNFDHPVWEETAAKCLSCANCTLVCPTCFCSTVEDVTDLTGNHTERWRQWDSCFNLEYSKVAGGNFRTTSKARYRQWMTHKLASWEEQFGILGCVGCGRCITWCPVGIDITKQAEQIRSTHRN
- the queF gene encoding NADPH-dependent 7-cyano-7-deazaguanine reductase QueF, with the translated sequence MKKFNPVNTNPAKTKLLETFENSFPNRNYLIIHRANEFTSVCPKTGQPDFGIISISYIANKKCVELKSLKFYLQSFRNEGIFYENVTNRILEDLVGILKPKWMEVKGEFSVRGGVNSTIIARHGKIKNENT
- a CDS encoding T9SS type A sorting domain-containing protein, with amino-acid sequence MKPNIYILIITLLLTGTLFSQMPLKRGSELCSERKMSLPHTSLDHDSPNSPKHTFDVLDYKMNLDIRNCFISPYPKSFTGSIIVKFRIDTALNNINLNAVNTSLVISSVGLSGVSFTHTNNILNIVLNRTYNPGEVTEVLINYSHNNVSDGAFYTGNGGLFTDAEPEGARKWFPCWDKPSDKATVDITLKVPANVKIGSNGRLNDSTLTGDTLYYHWVSRDPVTTYLTVLTGKVNYNLNIIYWPKISNPSDLVPIRFYYNSGENPAAMMNMFPNMITYFSQKFGEHGFEKNGFTTAPASGFTWGGMENQTLTTLCANCWSENLISHEFAHQWFGDMISPATWADIWLNEGFATYCEALWYEKTGGYSSYKSDINSDASGYLSSNPGWAMYNPEWAVNTPNTNTLFNTAITYNKGACVLHMLRYTVNDTNVFFNMIRGYATDTANFKHKSAATDDFTAKISQVYGQDLSWFINQWVKQPNHPVYGNVYQFYNNGNGTWKVGFQAIQTQSNSPFHRMPLTLRISFATGSDTTFRVDNTANSQIWIWTFNRQPTAFAFDPNNDIVLKTGSTVAGTVPGVTGISSTNNELPTVFALQQNYPNPFNPVTNIRFDIPKRSFVTLRVYDVTGKGVSEIYSGLSDPGKYTADFDASRLASGVYYYEITASSENGGVIFKDVRKMVLVK
- a CDS encoding T9SS type A sorting domain-containing protein — protein: MKFIFYILTALILVPALFSQEVQKRGSDLCSERKRSMIHNFYAGDSPNSPKHSFDVLDYKLNLDIRSCFITPFPRSFTGSVIVKFRIDTALSSINLNAINTSITVSSVGLSGVSFTHTGNILNITLNRVYNPGEITEVLVNYSHNNVNDGSIYTGNGGFFTDAPPEGARKWFPCWDKPSDKATVDITVKVPANVKIGSNGKLNDSTLTGDTLYYHWVSRDPVATYLVVLTGKVNYNLNIVYWPKISNPADSIPLRFYFNAGENPTAMQSALVNMTTYFSQKFGEHGFEKNGFATAPAPGFNWAGMENQTLSTLCPNCWNENLVSHEYAHQWFGDLVTCATWADVWLNEGFATYCESLWYEKTGGYTAYKNDINTTAAAYLNSNPGWPIYNPQWAVVTPDINTLYNTAITYNKGACVLHMLRYVLNDTNVFFNCLRGYAMDTAEFKYKSATTDDFTAKISQVAGQDLSWFMDQWVKQPNHPVYANLYQFADLGNGSWNVGFQAKQTQSNTPFHRMPLTVKITFASGPDSTFRVDNTTNNQIWIWTFNRQPTAFAFDPNNDIVLKTGTTTAGVVPGTIGISINTGILPKVFSLQQNYPNPFNPVTNIKFEIPKTSNVTLNIFDITGKLVNELYNGYSEPGVYTADFNGTELASGVYYYELTASTINGGVVFKDVKKMVIVK
- a CDS encoding metallophosphoesterase: MKHRYIYLLFFLLFQPVTFTGQTVIFNSNDDTTDISTTDFDGPYIIYRNNSAIIKQVLKGTNGFYVKTDSTDKNIKGRSITCNINESLSFATQLKDTLINERCVFEMPEKLIAISDIEGNFAAFRDFLINNGVINTGNQWVFGNGHLVLVGDFFDRGLNVTECLWFIYHLEQEAVKNGGYVHFILGNHEIMNMNDDIRYVRKKYFETSKLMDEDYKNLYKPTTELGRWLETKNIAQKIGSYLFLHGGISEELNLLYPGIEEINTKSRNYYFRSKAAKQSGDTLVSTIFRSKYSPFWYRGYVQQTIKEDSLNLTLKIFDVNKIVVGHTIVDDVKYFYNSKVIAIDTDHASGDTEGLLIENGIEYRVDISGNRSTVK
- a CDS encoding class III cytochrome C family protein gives rise to the protein MKKIYVTIVTLIILGLMYVYPHIMLNPGELVSGHQNIKTECFSCHKPFWGISNEKCIVCHNISEIGSEKTNGIISNKILFHKSLTTQSCSSCHTDHIGLKPLNSISKFYHELVSEDILNNCKGCHITPADNKHIKYKTECGSCHTTKKWNDINAFKHEFILENEVQNCNTCHKNPGDEFHSGITENCNACHSTIKWKPSTFDHSSKFILDSDHNTKCITCHTNNNYKAYTCYGCHEHTAGNILSEHNEEGINNIDDCVSCHKSADEKDMKEQNNKKNKMENNRNDEEEDED